The following are encoded together in the Kwoniella europaea PYCC6329 chromosome 1, complete sequence genome:
- a CDS encoding ubiquitin-conjugating enzyme E2 N, with protein MSGLPKRILKETERLMADSPPGISAAPKDDNLRHFDVTVAGPESSPYEGGIFKLELFLPEEYPMNPPKVRFLTKIYHPNIDKLGRICLDILKDKWSPALQIRTVLLSIQALLGAPNPDDPLANDVAQNWKENQSAAIAQAKEWTRQYAN; from the exons ATGTCAGGTCTACCCAAGCGTATTTTGAAG GAGACAGAACGTCTTATGGCAGATTCACCACCTGGTATATCAGCAGCGCCCAAGGACGATAATTTGAGACATTTCGATGTGACTGTTGCTGGACCGGAATCATCGCcatatgaag GAGGTATATTCAAACTCGAGCTGTTCTTACCTGAAGAATATCCTATGAACCCACCAAAAGTGAGATTCTTGACCAAGATCTA TCACCCAAATATCG ACAAACTCGGTAGAATCTGTCTCGATATTCTGAAAGATAAATGGTCTCCAGCATTGCAAATCCGAACTGTCCT CCTCTCCATTCAAGCTCTTCTGGGAGCTCCCAACCCCGATGATCCCCTCGCCAACGACGTAGCGCAGAActggaaagagaatcaaagtGCAGCCATCGCCCAAGCTAAAGAATGGACCAGGCAATATGCTAATTAA